TTGGTTGTGTCTAGGCATgtacttcctccgtcccataatataagaacgtttttgacactatacCCTTTTTGACACTAgtatagtgtcaaaaacgctcttatattatgggacggagggagtaacatgTTCATGAGTTTTTCCATTGCCTTATGATAACATAGCAGGCTGAGGGTTGAACTCAACTCATCTTGCCCATGTTGCTATTAGTTCCATCATATAGGATAATGCATAATTTGCCTTTTAAATTTTTATACTCTTTGTATTTTCCTATTTGTGCAATTCAGGAATATCAATGTAATGCTTTTCTCTCTGTGTGAAGCCTGAGATAGGCTTGAAGACATTCAAGAGACCAGGAGTTGATGCTTTTTTGCAACGTATGTCAACCCTGTATGAAGTTGTTGTATATTCTGATCAACTGCAGAAGGTAAGTTGTTTTTAACTTAATCCTTCAGGTAGACTGTTATGTAATACCCTAATGTCTACATTTTCATTTGTAGGATGTGGAGGATGTGGTTAAAAGGATCGACCAAACAGGACGTATACACAAATTATCAAGGCCTGCAACTAAGTACCGGAAGGGTATACACTTTCGGGTACGGAGACTACCTGGCTTTTACTATTTGAGGAATAAACATACTCCATAATAAAGAATAAAACATTGTCATTAATAGTGAGTATCATTCAATTTGTGCTGTTTTATACTAATCATCTCCTTTGAATCATTTCTCAAGGTATGTGCTCCTAATAGTATTATAGTATTCTTTCTATTGTAAATTAAGATCGACGCTTTTATTGTAGATAATTTTCATTGTTGGGCATTTCAAGAAAAGTGAACCATTTAATTGTGTATTTATCTGTTTATTTATTCATTGGGTCAATTATTTGATATGTGACCCATCACCTAGCCTTCCATTTTATTACTGTATGATATTTCTCATTTTAATATTTGTTGTCATGCTACCAGGATCTGTCAAGGTTGAACAGAAATCCTGCACGAGTTCTGTACATAAGTGCGCATGCTCTTGAATCTTGCCTGCAACCTGAAAATTGTCTGGATATCAAACCATGGAAACTTGAAACTAATGACACTGAACTGCGGGATCTGAGTCCATTTCTTGAGTGTAAGTGTACCAACACATCTCCTGTATTCCCTAAAAAAACATCTCCTGTATTACGGCATTACCATGTGGTTATAGGTATCTTTGTTGTTTTCTGAGTCTGACCTCAAAGTGCTTAAATGTTAACGGCGCTAACCTTTATATTACAGCTCTTGATGTTGTAAGGCCTGCTGATCTTCGTGAAGTGGTTGCTTCTTATCAAGGGAAGGATGTTGTTAAAGAGTTCTATGAGCGATGCAAACAAGTGCAGAGGTAAGCACATGGTTACATTGTACATTTGTACTGCAGGATCATCAGTGTAACTATACGAGTGAATCTCTCTTTTGTGTGGCATTTGCTGTGGACTGTCATGGCGGTTGCATATGCTGTTCTGGCCATTTATGTAAAGAATGTAGGGCCTTTGGTACTACTCCCTTATTAAGGCATCATGCTTCTTTGAGAACTACACCAATCTCATGCAAAATTAGGACATTGACCTTGAGTATATCAGATTGCGAGCTTAGAATGCCTATCTGGATTTTAAAAATCTGCCTATCTAGGATCAGCTATTTGTTACACACACCTGTTCTTCTGTGAACTGAATGGCCATTACTTCACCATCTTACAGGGCGATTGAGGagcagaagcagcagcagcagaagaaACGTGAGAGCAAGTGGTGGCGGATATTTCCCTGATCTGCTGGAAGGACAAAGCTCCAAATTGACCTAATACAAAGAGGATACTGAGACTCCTGTGGAGTGCCTGCCTGGTCGAATTGCTTGGTAGTTTAGGTTGCTAGTCAAATTCACCGCTCTCCAATTCTTGGGCATCCCATGTAAAGAATAGGCTATAACACTTGGTCTCTGTGAAGAGTTTGAGACCACGCCACTTAGTTGTCAAAACATGAGTTGAGTTGATGTGCATTTCTTAACGGTCATTGCATTCTCTGAGGTAGCAATTGAATATAAGGATATTTGTTAATACTAATACTCCACTATCCGAACAAACTTCCACAGATTCTTAAAGGTGGAAAGTCGCAAATGAGTAGTACTTGAGGGGTCATTTTATCCAATTTGTCACTCTTGGGATATAAGGAGTGTGTACATTTCTCTTGATGTGTATAAAAAACAATTTACTCACAGAAATACTGTTGTATTACTGGTACTTTTTACTCTACATCCAATGAggaacatactccctccgtcccaaaattcttgtcttaaatttgtctaCATAGATGTATCTATTCGcattttagtgttagatacatccgtacctactccctccgttccgatttactcgtcgtggttttagttcaaatttgaactaaaaccacgacgagtaaatcggaacggagggagtagataaatctaagacaagaattttgggacggagggaataTTAAAGATGAACAAAAGGTGGCTGAAATGAACGAAAAGCTAGATATTCAAAGGGCCTGTCTATGTCACATCTAAATGTGAGATAATACCTCACGTCTAATTATAATGTCAGCGCCACCACATTTTTGCATTGTTTTTCTTGTTTGTTTGATTTTAATTTGTCAATGCCCAAAACTAAAAACCAGCTCGCACTTCCTGTGCGGCCGGCCTATAAGTAAATCCGGTCTCTAGTTCCCCTAAAAAGAACTGGTTACTAGCTGCCCATAGAAAAAATCTGATAGCGCTTTTTTCTAAAATGTGGAAAAACTGATGCTAGTATGTCTGATCATTACACATTTACAAGTACATCTCTCGTCGCTAGCTTCTAGGCTACAaacatttttttccttttggttTTTGCATTTTTcaattttatatttatataattAATTTTCAGtaaggaacaaagtttggtcaaaacaTATTTTAAAAAACATGTTCACGAATTTACATAAAAAATTTCAAAATATAAAAGTGTTAACGAATACCAAAAATGTTCTAATATACTGTGAACAATCCTTTGATATATGAAGATCGTTTTCGGAATACACACTATTTTTTTGCAATACAGTGAACCTTTTTATATACGATAAACTTTTTAACCATACACAATGAAGATTTTTTAAACTACACTAGATTATTTTAAAACACGTACTAAACAATTGATTGTGCATTAAAAAATGTTTATGGATTAGAAAAACTATATTCAtgattcaaaatttgttcacggATTCAGAAAATATGTctataaatttaaaaaaatcatgatttcaaaaaaaatcataattttGAAAAAGGTTAAGAAATTTTATAAAAGTGAAAGGAAAGGAAAAGTAGAAAAAACAAAACAATGAAAAAGCGAACatggaaaaaaaaagagaaaaccaaaTAGAGAAAATAGATAAATAAGAAGAGAAAAAAGGGTTGCAACCATCCAAACCGCGAGAAAGACTCCTTAAATCGGATCCCCAAACCCATATTGCTCCTGTAATCCATGTTTGCTTCCCAAAAACCACTCACTAACAACACAAACATAGTCAGCCCGCTACGCTTAGTGATTGCTATAAGCCCCCCTCCCCCTGAATGTCCTTGTTGTTTTATTAGCGAGATGGTGGACTTGCAATTGGGTCAAAAACATCATGCCCAGCTGCGAGTCAAGGGTTGACCTGTAACTGTGGCAAAAAAAATATCAATGGTCTCGTTGCATGTCAATGGTGAATTTTCATCTTGGACAAAAAGAAAAGGTTTGCCCAGTTACGAGCCGATGGTTGGCTTGCAACTAGGACAAAAAAAGGTCGGACACCTAGTGGCGAGTCGAGGGTAGACCTGCAATTGGCACTAAAAAAGGTCGAGCCCCAGTCCCAATTGCGAGTCGAGGTTGGAATTGCAACTCGAACAAAAAAGGTTGGgccccagttgcgagtcaagggtggaCTTGTAACTGGGACAAGAAAAGGTCGAGCCCCAGTCCCAATTGCGAGTCGAGGTTGGAATTGCAACTCGAACAAAAAAGGTTGGGCCCCAGTTgtgagtcgagggtggacttgtaATTGGGACAAGAAAAGGTCGAGCCCCAGTTGTGAGTTGACGGTGGACTTGCAATTGGGACAAAAAAAGGTCGGGTACCAGTTGAGAATCGAGGGTGAACTTGTAATTGGGACTAAAAAACTCAggccccagttgcaagtcgagggtggacttgcaactcggGCAAAAAAGGTTGTGCCCTAATTGCGAGTCGAGGGTAGACTTGCAACTCAGACAAAAAAGGTTGggccccagttgcgagtcgaggatGGACTTGCAACTCGGACAAAAAAGGTTGGGCTCCACTTGCGAGTTGAGGGTGGATTTGCAACTTGTACAAAAAAGGTTTGGCCCCATTTACGAGTCGAGAGTGGACTTGCAATTAGGATAAAAAAGTTGGGCCCCAATTAGGAATCGAGGGTGGACTTCCAACTGGGACACAAAAAGGTCAGACCCTAGTTGAGAGTCTAAGGTGGACTTGCAATTAGGACAAAAAATTGTCGGGGCAAGTTGCGAGTCGAATGGAATTGCAACCGGGAAAAAAGGCCGGGCCCTAGTTGTGGCtcgatggtggacttgcaactgggacaaaaaagGTTGCGGCCTAGTTGTGAGTCAAGGGTGGACATGCAGCTAGGACAAGAAAAGGTCGAGCCATAGTTGCGAGTTGACAgaggacttgcaactgggacaaaagaAAGTCAGACTCCAGTTGCAAGTCGATGGTGGACTTCCAATCGAGACAAAACAAAGTTGGACCTCAGTTACGAAtcaagggtggacttgcaactaggactaAAAATCTTGAGCCCTGGTTGCAAaccgagggtggacttgcaactcggACAAAAAAGGATGGACCATAGTTGCAAGTCGAGGATGGACATGCAACTCAGACAAAAAAGTTTGGGCcacagttgcgagtcgagggtggacttgcaacttgGACACAAAAATGTTTGGCCCAATTTATGAGGCGAGAGTagacttgcaactaggacaaaaAAAGGTTGGGCCTCGGTTACAAATTTAGTGTGGACCTCGAATGGGACCAAAAAAGGCCGAACACCAGTTGCAAGTCGAGGGTGGATTGCAATTAGGACAAAAAGATCCTGGggcctagttgcgagtcgagagTGGAATTGTACCCGGGATAAAAAAGGTTGGGCCTCAATTGCGactcgagggtggacttgcaactaggaaaACAAAGGTCAGACCCCAGTTGCGAGTTGATGGTGAACTTGCAACTGTGACAAAAAATGTCAGGTTCCAGTTATGAGTCAAGAGTGAGATTGCAACTGGGACAAAGAAAGGTCGGCCTCCTGTTGCAAGTCGAGGGTTGATTAGCAACTAGAAAGAAAGATGaaccctagttgcaagtcgaaGGTGGACTTGTAATTGGAAAAAACGTCGGATCCTAGTTGGGAGTCGAGGtctgacttgcaactgggacaaagaAAGGTCAAGCGCCAGTTGTGAAAGTGCAATCATTCCCTTAATCATATTTTGATGTTGATAACAATATACTCATAGGGGACTAACAAAGTTTGTCAAGTATATCTCAGGTTTTAGTCCCCTCAGAATCATGTGTATGGATTATGACTTTGGAAATATTTATCTTCCTCAAGAACGAAGAAACAAGTCTACTGGCTTAGGCACCTTTTTATGCTTGCTCTTGAGTatagggatcccgcactattaagaggggaacATGGGGTCTCGCTAAAATCTTGCTCAAATGATCCTCTTTAGGATCTCATCTTCTGTGCCTTGGTTCCGTCGGACGACCGACGCGTGTCGGACGACCGGTATTCACTAGACGTCCGGTACCTCCTTTCCAGAACCAAAACATCGGATTTTTGGTTTCCACTAGACGTCCGACTCCTCCTGATCAGTACAAAATCATCGGTTGTCCGGCGTCCACTGGACGTCCGGTACTTTCTATACCGTGCCAAAACATCGGACGTCCGGTCCCTGCCGGACATTCGGTGTCCGCCGAGCCCTCAGTCGTCCGGTGTGTATCGGACGTCTGACGCTGTTGTACTCATTTGGTCCCAACGGCCAC
The sequence above is a segment of the Aegilops tauschii subsp. strangulata cultivar AL8/78 chromosome 6, Aet v6.0, whole genome shotgun sequence genome. Coding sequences within it:
- the LOC109748872 gene encoding mitochondrial import inner membrane translocase subunit TIM50-like; protein product: MFGRKVVVLCYLLGYATHAYSLAEVEQKTLEFRKEMTTPIPIAEDASEFEKFRARAYETAMKVPVKSIELYLDLRGGIEDHVLGMEKLLPDLDPQERRVFTLVLDLNETLVYSDWEPEIGLKTFKRPGVDAFLQRMSTLYEVVVYSDQLQKDVEDVVKRIDQTGRIHKLSRPATKYRKGIHFRDLSRLNRNPARVLYISAHALESCLQPENCLDIKPWKLETNDTELRDLSPFLESLDVVRPADLREVVASYQGKDVVKEFYERCKQEQKQQQQKKRESKWWRIFP